A stretch of the Saccharolobus caldissimus genome encodes the following:
- a CDS encoding HIT family protein yields MDILWAPWRAKYIAEASKQKQGECLFCRVSKENNDAQNYVVYRGKHSFIMLNAFPYNTAHIMVVPYRHIPTLELLSQEEIIDIFNLIKISMEAIREEYNPDGFNIGVNIGRVAGAGIESHVHIHIVPRWNGDSNFMPVIFNTKVMPESLNDTFKKLNERINYIVKKPSNSE; encoded by the coding sequence ATGGATATTTTATGGGCCCCATGGAGAGCTAAATATATAGCGGAAGCAAGTAAACAAAAACAAGGTGAGTGTTTATTCTGTAGAGTATCTAAGGAGAATAATGATGCTCAAAATTACGTAGTATATAGAGGCAAACACTCCTTTATAATGCTTAACGCTTTTCCATACAATACTGCTCATATAATGGTGGTTCCATATAGGCATATTCCTACGTTAGAACTACTTTCTCAAGAGGAAATAATAGATATCTTTAATTTAATTAAAATTTCAATGGAAGCTATTAGGGAAGAATATAATCCAGACGGTTTTAATATAGGTGTAAATATTGGGAGAGTAGCTGGAGCGGGGATAGAGTCACATGTTCATATACATATAGTTCCGAGATGGAACGGAGACTCGAATTTCATGCCAGTTATATTTAATACAAAAGTTATGCCAGAATCCCTTAATGATACATTTAAAAAGTTAAATGAAAGAATAAACTATATTGTGAAGAAGCCCTCGAATTCTGAATAG
- a CDS encoding NAD(P)/FAD-dependent oxidoreductase gives MSNYDVVIIGGGPAGLFAAYEIINLAKENISNYKILLLDKGVRASKRVCPLLSPKERCTFCNPCHIMYGFGGAGTFSSGIINLRPDIGGELHELMRSWDKAQELINYVDDIFVKFGAPKDRIFEPNIEKVREIQRRAAKVGAEFVPIRQRHMGTDKTPYVIENMITYIEKRGIKIGELTEVLEIDKKGNQFILKTNRQEEIEAKIVLAAPGRAGAKWFYEQAKKLGVDTIPGPLDIGVRVEVESFVFDELTEAVWDPKVILYSKRYDDKVRTFCVNPRGYVMKEVYDDGTIGVNGETYVDRKSNNTNFAFLTTIKLSDPLEDTIEYGKSIARLMTRLGGGKPILQRLADLEKGRRSTWDRINRSTVKPTLKDVTPGDISMGLPYRVIDNLMDGLERLDNIAPGIYSSNTLLYAPEIKYYSVRVIVDHNMETVVDNLFAAGDGAGLSRGINVAAATGILAARGIAAKLGLD, from the coding sequence ATGTCGAATTATGATGTAGTAATAATTGGAGGAGGTCCTGCTGGCTTATTTGCAGCTTATGAAATAATAAATTTGGCTAAGGAAAACATATCAAACTATAAAATTTTACTTTTAGACAAAGGAGTAAGAGCTAGTAAAAGGGTATGTCCTTTATTATCACCTAAAGAAAGATGTACGTTCTGCAATCCTTGTCATATTATGTATGGATTTGGTGGTGCTGGAACTTTCAGTAGCGGTATAATAAATTTAAGACCCGATATTGGTGGAGAACTTCATGAACTAATGAGAAGTTGGGATAAGGCACAAGAGTTAATCAATTATGTAGATGATATCTTTGTAAAATTTGGAGCACCTAAAGATAGAATATTTGAACCTAATATTGAAAAAGTGCGAGAAATTCAAAGAAGGGCCGCTAAAGTAGGAGCAGAATTTGTACCCATTAGACAAAGACACATGGGAACAGATAAAACACCATATGTAATAGAAAATATGATCACTTACATAGAGAAGAGGGGAATAAAAATAGGAGAATTAACTGAAGTACTTGAAATAGATAAGAAAGGTAATCAATTTATTTTAAAAACAAATAGACAAGAAGAAATTGAAGCAAAAATTGTCCTCGCAGCACCTGGTAGAGCTGGAGCAAAATGGTTTTATGAGCAAGCTAAAAAATTAGGAGTAGATACAATACCAGGACCTTTAGATATAGGAGTAAGGGTAGAAGTAGAATCATTTGTATTTGACGAATTAACTGAGGCAGTATGGGATCCTAAGGTTATTTTATATTCTAAGAGATACGATGATAAGGTCAGAACGTTTTGTGTTAATCCAAGAGGTTATGTGATGAAAGAGGTATATGATGATGGGACTATTGGAGTAAATGGAGAAACTTATGTTGATAGAAAGAGTAACAATACAAATTTTGCATTCCTAACTACTATTAAGCTATCAGATCCCTTAGAGGATACTATAGAGTATGGGAAGAGTATAGCTAGATTGATGACTAGACTGGGTGGAGGAAAACCAATATTACAAAGATTAGCAGATTTGGAAAAAGGTAGAAGAAGTACATGGGATAGAATTAATAGATCTACAGTAAAGCCTACATTAAAAGACGTAACGCCAGGTGATATAAGTATGGGATTACCATACAGAGTAATTGATAACTTAATGGATGGTCTAGAAAGATTAGATAATATAGCACCTGGAATTTACTCTTCTAATACATTACTCTATGCCCCAGAAATAAAGTATTATAGTGTAAGAGTAATCGTAGATCATAATATGGAAACGGTAGTTGATAACTTATTCGCTGCTGGTGACGGGGCTGGTCTATCTAGAGGAATAAATGTAGCTGCTGCTACGGGTATACTTGCTGCAAGAGGTATAGCTGCTAAATTAGGATTAGATTAA
- a CDS encoding adenylosuccinate synthetase: MLNLIVGGFFGDEGKGKVAAYLGLKDKPKLSVRTGSINAGHTVTYMGKTWKLRIIPSSFINKDTELGLAPGALTSIDILFKEIKETETYYRLFIDPHVGIISDEEIREERNDEYLMKEVGSTGQGVGYAESKRILRKLKLAKDFKELENFLCNIPNKVIEYLEKGYEVLVEGTQGHYLSLYHGEYPYVTSRNTTSSGILSEVGVGPKYVNEIIIVFKSYVTRVGRGPLEGEMSEDEARRLGLVEYGTVTGRPRRVAKFNIKLAKEAIKINSATQIAITKLDALFRDAYKVREYEKLPKEAKKWLDEIQQELKVPITLIGTGEDALDMIDMRREVN, encoded by the coding sequence ATGCTAAATCTGATAGTTGGAGGATTTTTTGGAGATGAAGGAAAAGGAAAAGTAGCAGCTTATTTAGGACTTAAAGATAAACCAAAATTGAGTGTAAGAACTGGATCCATAAATGCTGGACATACAGTAACATATATGGGGAAAACATGGAAGCTAAGAATTATTCCTTCATCATTTATAAATAAAGATACTGAGTTAGGTTTAGCCCCAGGTGCTCTTACATCTATAGATATTCTATTTAAGGAGATAAAGGAGACAGAAACTTATTATAGATTATTTATAGATCCTCATGTTGGTATTATAAGTGATGAGGAAATACGAGAAGAAAGAAATGACGAATATCTAATGAAAGAGGTTGGGAGCACTGGTCAAGGAGTAGGATATGCTGAAAGTAAAAGAATATTAAGGAAATTAAAGTTAGCTAAAGACTTTAAGGAATTAGAAAACTTCTTATGCAATATACCTAATAAAGTTATAGAATATTTAGAGAAGGGATATGAAGTACTTGTAGAGGGAACTCAAGGTCACTATTTAAGTCTATATCATGGCGAATATCCTTACGTTACAAGTAGAAATACCACCTCATCTGGAATATTAAGTGAAGTGGGAGTAGGTCCTAAATATGTTAATGAAATAATAATAGTTTTTAAAAGCTATGTGACAAGAGTAGGAAGAGGTCCTCTAGAAGGAGAAATGAGCGAAGATGAAGCTAGAAGGTTAGGCTTAGTTGAATATGGAACAGTAACTGGTAGACCAAGAAGAGTAGCTAAATTTAACATAAAATTAGCAAAGGAAGCGATTAAAATAAACTCAGCTACTCAAATTGCGATAACTAAACTTGATGCACTATTTCGTGACGCATATAAAGTTAGAGAATACGAAAAGCTTCCTAAAGAAGCTAAAAAATGGTTGGATGAAATTCAGCAAGAATTGAAAGTTCCAATTACACTTATTGGGACTGGAGAGGATGCGCTAGATATGATTGACATGAGGAGGGAGGTGAATTAA
- a CDS encoding formate--phosphoribosylaminoimidazolecarboxamide ligase, which yields MIISTIGSHSALQILHGAKKEGFKTTVITDKKRENFYKNFYFIDFILSYEDLDDAVIKINSLKDDAILIPHGSLVEYLGKERVSKIETKIFGNKNIFEWEANQKKKMELLKKAGIKTPEIFESIEDIDRLVIIKLNGAKGGKGYFLAKNKEEAKEGITKLIQSKIIQDEDEIIIQEYVIGVPMYFQFFYSYILNRVEIFGIDIRYETNIDGIRRLPQQYISEREIKPTFVVVGNIPAVARESLLPVALDYANSFVNTTKQLIPPGMIGPFCLESIVTDDMDIVVFEFSGRIVAGTNLYINGSPYSWLYWDEPMSMGRRIAREIKMANEEDKLNLVTT from the coding sequence ATGATCATATCAACTATAGGAAGTCATTCAGCACTTCAGATCTTACATGGGGCTAAAAAAGAAGGTTTTAAAACAACAGTGATAACAGATAAGAAGAGAGAAAATTTTTATAAAAATTTCTATTTCATAGATTTTATACTAAGTTATGAAGATCTTGATGACGCTGTAATAAAAATAAATAGTTTAAAGGATGATGCAATCTTAATACCTCACGGCAGTTTGGTAGAATATCTAGGAAAGGAAAGAGTATCTAAAATAGAAACTAAAATATTTGGCAACAAAAATATATTTGAATGGGAGGCTAATCAAAAGAAAAAAATGGAATTACTTAAAAAAGCTGGGATAAAAACTCCAGAAATATTTGAAAGTATTGAAGATATTGACAGATTAGTAATAATAAAACTTAATGGTGCAAAAGGGGGAAAGGGTTACTTCTTAGCTAAAAATAAAGAAGAAGCTAAAGAAGGAATCACAAAATTAATTCAAAGTAAAATTATACAAGATGAAGACGAAATTATAATTCAAGAATACGTGATCGGAGTACCAATGTATTTCCAATTTTTTTACAGTTATATTTTAAATAGAGTAGAAATCTTCGGAATAGATATAAGGTATGAGACTAACATAGATGGAATTAGAAGATTGCCTCAGCAATATATAAGTGAAAGAGAGATAAAACCGACTTTTGTAGTAGTAGGTAATATTCCAGCAGTAGCTAGAGAAAGCCTTTTACCTGTAGCCTTAGATTATGCTAATAGTTTCGTAAATACTACTAAACAATTAATTCCTCCAGGAATGATAGGGCCTTTTTGTCTAGAGTCTATAGTAACTGATGATATGGATATTGTAGTTTTTGAATTCTCTGGGAGAATTGTAGCAGGCACAAATTTATATATAAATGGGAGTCCTTATAGTTGGCTTTATTGGGATGAACCGATGAGCATGGGGAGACGAATAGCAAGAGAAATAAAAATGGCAAACGAGGAAGACAAATTAAATCTGGTGACTACTTAA
- a CDS encoding prephenate dehydratase: MVDLNGIYYLGPEGSFSHEAASLINGKLIGEVTISSVFKRVSENKNSLGVIPIENSLEGPVNETLDNLYNYDDIYIINEIERKIELVLASKTTLTNNIKRLYSHPYAFSEARDKIEKIGFNEYIPVESTSKAALMASKDPEAAAICSIFAAKLYNLNVLLTGLNSDNNYTRFIVISKEKRIYGEKSMILFTVPHKPGALFKVLQVFYEYGINISMIYSRPLKSIPWQYYFYLEYEGDTANVEFIEKLRKVTYVLKIKGSFSKIR, translated from the coding sequence GTGGTAGATCTAAATGGAATTTACTATCTAGGACCAGAAGGTAGTTTTTCACATGAAGCAGCTAGCTTAATAAATGGCAAACTTATAGGAGAAGTTACAATATCATCGGTATTTAAAAGAGTTAGTGAGAATAAAAATAGCCTAGGAGTAATTCCGATAGAAAACAGTTTAGAGGGACCAGTTAATGAAACTCTTGACAATTTATATAATTATGACGACATTTACATTATTAACGAAATTGAAAGAAAGATTGAACTAGTATTAGCCTCAAAGACTACCTTAACAAATAATATTAAAAGATTATATTCACATCCTTACGCTTTTAGCGAAGCTAGAGATAAAATAGAAAAAATAGGATTTAATGAATATATACCAGTTGAAAGTACTTCTAAGGCAGCCTTAATGGCATCTAAGGACCCAGAAGCAGCTGCAATATGTTCTATTTTTGCAGCTAAGTTATATAACTTAAACGTGTTACTTACGGGACTTAATTCAGATAATAATTATACTAGGTTTATAGTAATATCAAAAGAGAAGAGGATTTATGGAGAAAAGTCGATGATTTTATTTACAGTACCTCATAAACCAGGTGCACTATTCAAAGTTCTCCAGGTCTTTTATGAATATGGAATAAATATTTCTATGATATATTCTAGGCCGTTAAAATCTATACCATGGCAATATTATTTCTACCTTGAATATGAGGGAGACACTGCAAACGTTGAATTTATAGAAAAATTAAGAAAAGTAACATACGTATTAAAAATAAAAGGATCTTTTTCGAAAATTAGATGA
- a CDS encoding formate--phosphoribosylaminoimidazolecarboxamide ligase family protein, which yields MHPKITALASHSALDVFDGAKDEGFQTIGLCKKGRERPYLEFKAIVDKCIVLDDFKDIISEKIQNELINENAIIVPNRSLAVYLGYEALENMKVKFFGNRFMLRWEERTGEKNYYKLLKEANIPSPQLFKPEEIDRPVIVKLPEARRKIERGFFFAINKEDFYVKIKELESNGVIDEESIKNMVIEEFIFGAHFNLNYFYSPVFNRLELISIDRRIQSDWDGMYRLPADIQLKLNRIPRLIEVGHEPATIRESLLEKVFEIGYRFVEASKKLQPPGIIGPFTLQVMVTPDLELVVYDVAPRIGGGTNVYMGVGSQYSKFYFGKPISLGRRIAIEIKYALINDLLDKILS from the coding sequence ATGCACCCCAAAATAACTGCATTAGCTAGCCATTCGGCACTAGATGTCTTCGATGGAGCTAAAGATGAAGGTTTTCAGACTATAGGCTTGTGCAAGAAAGGCAGAGAAAGACCTTATTTAGAATTTAAAGCAATCGTAGATAAATGTATAGTTTTAGATGATTTTAAAGATATTATATCAGAGAAAATACAAAATGAACTAATTAATGAAAATGCTATAATAGTCCCTAATAGAAGTCTTGCAGTATACTTAGGGTACGAAGCCTTAGAGAACATGAAAGTGAAGTTTTTCGGAAATAGATTTATGCTAAGATGGGAAGAAAGAACTGGAGAGAAAAATTATTACAAATTGCTTAAAGAAGCTAATATACCATCGCCACAACTATTTAAACCAGAAGAAATTGATAGACCAGTTATAGTTAAACTCCCAGAAGCTAGAAGAAAAATAGAAAGAGGGTTTTTCTTCGCTATAAATAAGGAAGATTTTTACGTAAAAATTAAAGAGTTAGAAAGTAATGGAGTAATAGATGAAGAAAGTATCAAAAATATGGTTATAGAAGAATTTATATTTGGAGCTCATTTTAATTTAAATTACTTTTATAGCCCCGTTTTTAACAGATTAGAGCTAATAAGTATAGATAGGAGAATTCAGAGCGATTGGGATGGAATGTATAGATTACCTGCAGATATACAGCTAAAATTAAATAGAATACCCAGACTGATAGAAGTTGGCCATGAGCCCGCTACAATTAGGGAAAGTTTATTAGAAAAAGTTTTCGAAATAGGCTATAGATTTGTTGAAGCTTCTAAAAAATTACAGCCACCAGGTATAATAGGCCCGTTTACGCTACAAGTAATGGTAACTCCAGATTTAGAATTAGTTGTATATGATGTAGCACCTAGAATAGGTGGTGGAACAAACGTTTATATGGGAGTTGGAAGTCAATACTCAAAATTTTATTTTGGAAAACCAATAAGTCTTGGAAGAAGGATAGCAATAGAAATTAAATATGCATTAATTAATGATTTGCTAGATAAAATACTAAGTTAA
- a CDS encoding Lrp/AsnC family transcriptional regulator, which yields MNEVKITDIDKEILMKLQYEFPFDPQPFKIISEQLSMEEFELIDRIKKLMENNVIKRIGMYVSFKAKGMDGALIAAKIPLDNLEKFRKIALSIKELTHNYVRDHPRYNVWFVLKAENRDKLNENVKNLLEQVNCNEYVILYSKKTLKLSVKYDVIRGVSWSDSNVKLTEKIPTANELGVNKDLLKELSFPLKITSRPFKDIADKYGMKEEELVNLIKELYDKNVIKDYGATLNGEKLGITENGMVLLDTDNAESACEKVALNIRETTHVVLRESNDESWKYLCYSMIHASDKKIIRNVAKEIAKETNARSYMILFSIENLKPGIVI from the coding sequence ATGAATGAGGTCAAAATTACAGATATTGATAAAGAAATATTAATGAAATTACAATATGAATTTCCATTTGATCCACAACCCTTTAAAATTATCAGTGAGCAATTATCTATGGAAGAATTTGAATTAATTGATAGAATTAAAAAATTAATGGAAAATAATGTGATCAAAAGAATAGGCATGTATGTAAGCTTTAAAGCTAAAGGTATGGACGGTGCTCTTATTGCGGCTAAAATCCCCTTAGACAATTTAGAAAAGTTTAGAAAAATTGCGTTGAGTATAAAAGAATTAACCCACAATTATGTTAGAGATCATCCCAGATATAACGTGTGGTTTGTACTTAAGGCTGAGAATAGAGATAAGTTAAATGAAAATGTAAAGAATCTTCTCGAACAAGTTAATTGTAATGAATATGTAATATTATATTCAAAGAAAACTTTGAAACTAAGTGTAAAATACGATGTAATACGCGGAGTATCGTGGAGTGATAGCAATGTAAAACTAACAGAAAAAATACCAACTGCAAATGAATTAGGAGTTAATAAGGATCTCCTTAAAGAATTATCTTTTCCTCTAAAAATTACAAGTAGACCATTTAAGGACATTGCAGATAAGTATGGGATGAAAGAAGAAGAGCTAGTAAATTTAATTAAAGAATTATATGATAAAAATGTAATTAAGGATTACGGTGCGACACTTAACGGTGAAAAGTTAGGAATAACTGAAAATGGTATGGTACTGCTAGACACTGACAACGCTGAAAGTGCATGTGAGAAAGTTGCGTTAAATATAAGAGAAACAACACATGTAGTACTTAGAGAATCTAATGATGAATCATGGAAATATTTATGTTATAGTATGATACATGCATCAGATAAGAAAATTATAAGAAATGTGGCAAAAGAAATAGCAAAGGAGACTAATGCAAGAAGTTATATGATATTATTTAGTATAGAAAATTTAAAACCTGGAATAGTCATCTAA
- the purB gene encoding adenylosuccinate lyase, protein MEYDICPLEWRYGSNEMRLLFSKEELLKRKILVEIALLKALSKVGLLSEDDVKKVEEASLLIKPEEVDKLEAKIGHDVMAMVVVLAEKSGDAGRFIHFGATSYDIVDTAYALIFKDALNIIKNKLIKILEILIELSIKYKDTLMVGRTHGQHALPITLGFKLANYIYEFSRSLERLNEVEKRVIKGKMSGAVGTMAAWRDMGLEIERYVMEFLKLEPHEISTQIAPRDGFAELISDLAILASQCDRFALEIRELMRPEISELAEGVAEGRVGSSTMPQKENPVTSEKISGLAKVARSLVIAELENIPLWHERDLTNSSSERIIISHQFLIIDEILDSMINILTSLRVNPENMKRNLDLTKGQIMAESLMIALTLKGMKRHEAHQYVSKLAALARQYNRSLLEVCLEDKQILNYLSKEELKNVLTPNNYLGSYEKLINRAINYAKKIIEEINKHNIQSAHVQQNQNIKGSS, encoded by the coding sequence ATGGAATACGATATATGTCCTTTAGAGTGGAGATATGGAAGTAATGAGATGAGGTTATTATTCTCTAAGGAAGAACTTTTAAAACGGAAAATTTTAGTTGAGATAGCATTATTAAAAGCCTTAAGTAAAGTAGGCCTATTAAGTGAGGACGATGTAAAAAAAGTAGAGGAGGCATCTCTTTTAATAAAACCCGAAGAAGTAGATAAGTTAGAGGCTAAAATAGGTCATGATGTAATGGCAATGGTGGTAGTATTAGCTGAAAAAAGTGGAGATGCAGGAAGGTTTATTCATTTTGGTGCTACAAGTTACGATATTGTAGATACCGCATATGCGTTAATTTTTAAAGATGCATTAAATATTATAAAAAATAAATTAATTAAAATTTTGGAAATTTTAATAGAGCTATCTATTAAATATAAGGATACATTAATGGTAGGTAGGACACATGGACAACATGCATTACCTATAACATTAGGGTTTAAACTAGCTAATTATATCTATGAATTTTCTAGATCATTAGAGAGGTTAAACGAGGTCGAAAAAAGAGTTATAAAAGGAAAGATGTCAGGAGCAGTAGGCACTATGGCCGCATGGAGAGATATGGGATTAGAAATTGAAAGATATGTAATGGAGTTCTTGAAATTAGAGCCTCATGAAATTTCAACTCAGATAGCACCACGAGATGGCTTTGCAGAGCTTATTAGTGATTTAGCAATACTTGCATCTCAGTGCGATAGATTTGCTTTAGAAATTAGAGAATTAATGAGACCAGAAATTAGTGAATTAGCAGAAGGTGTTGCAGAAGGAAGAGTAGGTAGTAGTACTATGCCCCAAAAAGAGAATCCAGTTACATCAGAAAAAATAAGTGGATTAGCTAAGGTTGCAAGATCACTTGTTATAGCTGAATTGGAAAATATTCCATTATGGCATGAAAGAGATTTAACCAATAGTTCCTCAGAAAGAATAATAATTTCGCATCAATTTTTAATAATTGATGAGATATTAGATAGTATGATAAATATTTTAACATCATTAAGAGTAAATCCAGAAAATATGAAAAGAAATCTTGACTTAACAAAAGGTCAAATAATGGCTGAAAGTCTTATGATAGCCCTTACTCTTAAAGGCATGAAGAGACATGAAGCACATCAATATGTTAGTAAATTAGCAGCATTAGCTAGACAATATAATAGATCACTATTGGAAGTTTGTCTAGAAGATAAACAAATTTTAAACTATTTATCTAAGGAAGAGTTAAAGAACGTATTAACTCCTAATAATTATCTTGGGTCTTATGAGAAATTAATTAATAGAGCTATTAATTATGCAAAGAAAATAATTGAAGAAATAAATAAACATAATATACAAAGTGCTCACGTGCAACAAAATCAGAATATTAAAGGTAGTAGTTAA
- a CDS encoding AIR synthase related protein: MRLKDIGEHNFIRKYIMNYIDIKKLEDTYIEENKGYKVDGFKLSYTFPFMTYYDIGWRAITASTSDIITKGIKPNIYLVSLGLNGDLELEKVNELLKGISDAIHYYGGKYVGGDLNDSDYYGWVDVFIEGDLMCNTDKQIAINDYVLIGDFIGYTTNIFISYLNKFKVPILKKSLIKMKHPIVNKSLLYFLKKYCKYIKYSTDISDGLVISLYNIINNFNVGIYISYIPIDINVAKLLINNFNVTEMDFLKYSGEEFLPILILDKNSPIKDLLKDLKYLGYNPSIIGKIINKSCLIYKNTEIKITGWDNFLGWY, translated from the coding sequence ATGAGACTAAAGGATATAGGTGAACATAATTTTATTAGAAAGTACATTATGAACTATATAGATATAAAAAAATTAGAAGATACATATATTGAGGAAAATAAGGGTTATAAGGTTGATGGTTTTAAATTATCCTATACATTTCCCTTTATGACGTATTATGATATTGGTTGGAGAGCCATAACAGCATCTACTAGTGATATTATTACTAAGGGGATAAAACCTAATATTTATCTAGTTTCTTTGGGTTTAAACGGTGATTTAGAATTAGAGAAAGTTAATGAATTATTAAAGGGGATATCTGATGCAATACATTATTATGGCGGTAAGTATGTAGGTGGGGATTTAAATGACTCTGATTATTATGGTTGGGTAGACGTATTCATTGAAGGTGATTTAATGTGTAATACGGATAAGCAGATAGCTATTAATGATTATGTGTTGATTGGGGATTTTATAGGTTATACTACTAATATTTTTATTTCTTATCTTAATAAATTTAAAGTACCTATATTAAAAAAATCTTTAATTAAAATGAAACATCCTATTGTTAATAAATCATTATTATATTTTCTCAAAAAATATTGTAAATATATAAAATATTCTACAGATATCAGTGATGGGTTAGTAATTTCGTTATATAATATAATTAATAATTTTAATGTAGGTATATATATTTCCTATATTCCAATTGACATAAATGTAGCTAAGCTACTAATTAATAACTTTAACGTAACGGAAATGGATTTTCTAAAATATTCTGGGGAAGAATTTCTTCCGATATTGATATTAGATAAAAATTCCCCAATAAAAGATTTACTAAAAGATTTAAAATATCTAGGATATAATCCATCGATAATAGGAAAAATTATAAATAAATCTTGCTTAATCTATAAAAACACTGAGATTAAAATTACTGGTTGGGATAATTTTCTTGGCTGGTATTAA
- the ilvA gene encoding threonine ammonia-lyase, whose translation MKFLEYMEKIKLAKERISNYIHVTPIDYSTTFSRIINAKVYLKLENLQKTGSFKVRGAFNKLLSLNEEEKKRGVIAVSAGNHAQGVAYAASTLNIKSIIIMPETAPASKYLATKSYGAEVISYGKYLHESMRKAEEIIKETGMIFVHPYDDLDVIAGQGTIGIELYDLNPDIVVVPIGGGGLISGISIALKYRFPNIKIIGVQSSASPSMKVSKDLGRLVEIEPTYSIADGILVKSPSELTFNIINELVDDIVLIDDDEIAEAIGLLLERSKILTEGAGAASLAALISGKIKVNGIDKRVVSLLSGGNIDLSLLSVIAEKFLYKQKRVVKVRVIVPDKPGQLNKVLGYVVKIRGNIIDIVHDRHSSNVMPGYTKIYITFELQSSESLSLLMNNLISEGIDVKIVE comes from the coding sequence ATGAAATTCTTAGAATATATGGAAAAAATTAAATTAGCAAAAGAGAGGATATCAAATTACATTCATGTAACACCAATAGATTATTCAACAACTTTTTCTAGAATTATAAATGCAAAAGTCTATCTGAAATTAGAGAATTTACAGAAAACTGGGTCTTTTAAGGTAAGAGGAGCTTTTAATAAACTTTTGTCATTAAATGAAGAGGAAAAAAAGAGAGGAGTAATAGCTGTCTCTGCAGGCAATCACGCTCAAGGCGTAGCATATGCTGCATCTACATTAAATATAAAGTCTATAATTATAATGCCAGAGACTGCACCAGCATCTAAATATTTGGCAACAAAATCATATGGAGCTGAAGTAATTTCTTATGGCAAATATTTACACGAAAGTATGAGAAAAGCTGAAGAAATTATCAAGGAGACTGGAATGATTTTCGTACATCCATATGATGATTTAGATGTAATAGCTGGTCAAGGTACTATTGGAATCGAACTTTATGATCTTAATCCAGACATAGTAGTAGTTCCTATAGGAGGTGGTGGTTTAATTTCTGGTATAAGCATAGCACTAAAATATAGATTTCCTAATATAAAAATAATAGGCGTTCAATCTTCTGCTTCCCCATCCATGAAAGTTTCTAAAGATCTTGGTAGATTAGTTGAGATAGAGCCTACTTATTCAATAGCAGACGGTATACTAGTAAAATCTCCCTCTGAGTTAACATTTAATATAATTAATGAACTAGTAGACGATATAGTCCTTATTGACGATGACGAAATAGCTGAGGCAATAGGTTTATTGCTAGAGAGAAGTAAAATATTAACTGAAGGTGCTGGGGCTGCTTCATTAGCTGCTTTAATTTCTGGAAAAATAAAAGTAAATGGAATAGATAAGAGAGTAGTATCCTTATTAAGTGGGGGAAATATAGATTTAAGTTTACTATCTGTTATAGCAGAGAAATTCTTGTATAAGCAAAAAAGAGTAGTTAAAGTAAGAGTCATTGTACCTGATAAACCTGGACAATTAAATAAGGTATTAGGGTATGTAGTGAAAATTAGAGGTAATATAATTGATATAGTTCATGATAGGCATAGTAGTAATGTAATGCCAGGCTATACAAAAATTTATATTACGTTTGAGTTACAATCCTCAGAATCTCTTAGTTTATTGATGAATAATTTAATAAGTGAAGGAATAGATGTGAAAATTGTAGAATAA